From a single Populus nigra chromosome 18, ddPopNigr1.1, whole genome shotgun sequence genomic region:
- the LOC133678107 gene encoding calmodulin-binding protein 60 A-like: MAQKRQPEEGKPRSDGNNSPDEKRRRFDLKSVVQEVVKMQSVQHLLEPVLEPLIRSVVKEEVELALRKHLANMKRNIGKEIGSSESKSLKLLFANNLSLPVFTGARIEGEEGPVLKVVLMDTLTGKIVNSGPESSSRVEIVVLEGDFDGDEGENWTPEEFKTNIVREREGKKPLLTGDVLLNLKEGICLVGEISFTDNSSWTRSRKFRLGVRAVDNFDGTSIRESKTESFIVRDHRGELYKKHHPPSLFDEVWRLEKIGKDGAFHKRLSRENINSVKDFLTLLFIDPSRLRYILGTGMSAKMWEVTVEHARTCVIDKRIFLYCPPVSQQKTGVVFNVVGQVIGLLSECQYVPLDKLSETEKADAQNLVITAFEHWEQVISFDDEASLVGGSSQLSDVPYTSSSPRTENSCGSKFLASQKIEGFDYAQPSASSPDIMSSIYTVGGGSGLDDYALQGIESLGLRYDQTLNFPSQVSNSLICDTDSLVHAFCDEEHLRFFDTDLQTQNLGLETQADLQSAVDSFLLARSTAVAVDKAKRRWAKISNVLKWFSIRKLVAKRKNGVRGIYRY; the protein is encoded by the exons TGTGGTTCAGGAGGTGGTTAAAATGCAATCAGTTCAGCATTTGCTAGAGCCAGTTTTGGAGCCGTTGATACGTAGTGTG GTAAAAGAGGAAGTCGAATTAGCTCTAAGGAAACATTTGGCCAATATGAAAAG GAACATCGGGAAAGAGATAGGTTCTTCTGAATCAAAAAGCTTAAAACTGCTGTTTGCAAACAACCTCTCACTTCCAGTTTTCACTGGAGCTCGtattgaaggagaagaaggtCCAGTATTAAAAGTGGTTTTGATGGATACTCTTACTGGGAAAATTGTCAACTCTGGTCCCGAGTCTTCTTCCAGAGTGGAAATTGTCGTTCTTGAGGGTGATTTTGATGGTGATGAGGGTGAGAATTGGACACCTGAAGAATTCAAGACTAACATTGTGAgggagagagaaggaaagaaacccCTTCTTACAGGAGATGTACTCCTCAATCTTAAAGAGGGGATTTGTTTGGTTGGTGAGATTTCATTTACAGATAATTCAAGCTGGACAAGAAGCCGCAAGTTCAGGCTTGGTGTAAGAGCTGTGGACAACTTTGATGGTACTAGCATAAGGGAATCGAAGACAGAATCCTTCATTGTCAGGGATCACCGAGGAGAAT TGTACAAGAAGCACCATCCCCCATCTCTGTTTGATGAAGTTTGGAGATTAGAGAAGATTGGCAAAGATGGAGCTTTCCATAAGCGATTGAGTCGGGAGAATATCAATAGTGTGAAGGATTTCCTGACCCTTCTTTTTATAGACCCTTCACGGCTTCGCTAT ATTCTTGGCACAGGCATGTCCGCTAAGATGTGGGAAGTTACTGTGGAGCATGCTCGAACCTGTGTGATTGATAAGAGAATATTCTTGTATTGCCCTCCTGTTTCTCAACAGAAAACTGGTGTCGTCTTTAATGTCGTGGGACAAGTTATAGGATTGCTTTCAGAATGCCAGTATGTTCCTCTTGATAAGCTTTCTGAAACGGAAAAG GCTGATGCTCAGAACTTGGTAATCACTGCATTTGAGCACTGGGAGCAAGTCATATCTTTTGATGATGAAGCCTCTCTGGTGGGTGGCTCCTCACAATTATCTGATGTTCCTTACACCTCAAGCTCGCCCCGGACAGAGAATTCTTGTGGAAGCAAGTTTTTGGCTTCACAAAAAATAGAAGGGTTTGATTATGCACAGCCAAGTGCATCTTCTCCAGACATCATGTCATCAATATATACTGTTGGGGGTGGGAGTGGCTTGGATGATTATGCCTTGCAGGGTATTGAAAGTTTGGGTCTTAGATACGACCAGACTTTGAACTTCCCTAGCCAAGTCTCCAACTCCCTCATCTGTGACACTGATTCCTTGGTTCATGCTTTCTGTGACGAGGAGCATCTGCGGTTTTTTGATACAGATCTTCAGACTCAGAACCTTGGTTTAGAAACACAAGCTGATTTACAAAGTGCTGTTGATAGCTTCCTGTTGGCACGCTCTACAGCCGTTGCTGTTGATAAGGCTAAGAGGAGATGGGCAAAGATCTCTAACGTGTTGAAATGGTTCTCCATCAGGAAGCTTGTggctaaaagaaaaaatggtgTTCGAGGAATTTATAGATATTAG
- the LOC133678165 gene encoding succinate dehydrogenase subunit 7B, mitochondrial-like: MGLLLKNYSTITSHYRSQSQTQGAFSLLRRGFHVEPGPREQALLAEDPSLKRFKSHKKSVWRLKRFGDVLTLVVVAGCCYEIYVKTVMREEARKQAKESA; this comes from the exons aTGGGCTTGTTACTGAAGAATTACTCGACAATCACTTCTCATTACCGATCTCAATCTCAG ACACAGGGCGCCTTCTCTCTTTTGCGTCGCGGATTCCATGTTGAACCTGGTCCTCGCGAGCAAGCT CTCCTGGCCGAAGATCCATCTCTTAAGCGATTCAAATCACATAAGAAGAGTGTGTGGAGACTCAAAAGATTTGGAGATGTTCTGACACTTGTTGTTGTAGCAG GCTGTTGCTATGAAATTTATGTCAAAACAGTAATGCGGGAAGAAGCTCGGAAACAGGCAAAGGAAAGTGCATGA
- the LOC133677977 gene encoding LIM domain-containing protein WLIM1-like yields MAPFAGTTQKCKSCEKTVYFVDQLTADDKVYHKACFRCHHCKGTLKLSNYSSFEGVLYCKPHFDQLLKMTGSLDKSFKGTSKTVRVDRSADQVQSNSKVSSMFAGTQEKCVACKKTVYPIERVAVDGTSYHKACFRCAHGGCVISPSNFVAHEHRLYCRHHHNQLFKQKGNFSQLDKHEHVTPVKETAAAE; encoded by the exons ATGGCACCATTTGCAGGGACAACCCAGAAGTGTAAGTCATGTGAGAAGACTGTATACTTTGTGGATCAACTCACTGCTGATGACAAAGTCTATCACAAGGCTTGTTTTAGATGCCACCACTGCAAGGGTACCCTAAAG TTGAGCAACTACTCATCCTTTGAAGGCGTTTTATATTGCAAGCCTCACTTCGATCAACTTTTAAAGATGACAGGCAGCTTGGATAAAAGCTTCAAAG GGACTTCAAAAACTGTTAGAGTTGACCGGTCTGCCGATCAG GTCCAGAGCAACAGCAAAGTTTCAAGTATGTTTGCCGGAACTCAGGAGAAATGTGTTGCTTGCAAGAAAACTGTTTACCCAATCGAAAGG GTGGCAGTTGATGGAACATCGTATCATAAGGCTTGTTTCAGATGCGCTCATGGAGGCTGTGTCATCAGCCCATCAAACTTCGTAGCCCATGAGCATCGTCTGTATTGCAGGCACCATCATAATCAGCTCTTCAAGCAGAAGGGAAACTTCAGCCAACTAGACAAGCATGAACATGTTACACCAGTGAAGGAGACTGCAGCTGCTGAATGA